Within the Agromyces ramosus genome, the region ACCGTGATGTGGCGCGCGCTCGCGGAGCTCGACTTCCTGCCGGTGCTCTGGAGCGCCTACCCGCTGCACCCGCACCGGCCGGGCGACCCGCTCTCGAACCGCAGGCCGTCGACCGTGGAAGCGGCGCAGTGGGCCTGGTCGTGGCGCGCGCTCATGGACCTGTTCGCGATCACGTCGGTCGTCGCGGTCGGCAACGTGGCACACGACACCTTGGTGCGAAACGGCATCGCGGCCCCTCGCGTGCGGCATCCCTCCCACGGCGGCAAGATGCTGTTCACGCAGGGCCTGCGGGAGCTGCTCGCCCAGGGCACCATCGCCTGAGACAGGAACAGCGCGCGGCCGCGAGGCATCCGTTACCGCCGCTCCACCTCCGAGCCGGACAACCGCTGTGCGATGTAGATCGGGATGATCGACACGAGCACGAGCACGACGGCGATCACCGACACGACCGGCGCCTGGCTCGGCCGGAACATGTTGTTCAGGATGAAGATCGGCAGCGTCGTGACCCCCGACCCCGCGGTGAACGTCGTCACGATGATCTCGTCGAACGAGAGCGCGAACGCGAGCAGGCCGCCCGCGAGCAGCGCCGAGCGCAGCTGCGGGAACGTCACGAGCCGGAACGTCGTCCAGACGCCGGCGCCGAGGTCGGCGGATGCCTCTTCGAAGTTCATGCCGAGCCGCCGCAGCCGAGCGATCACGTTGTTGAAGACGGTGACGATGCAGAACGTGGCGTGTGCGATCACGACCGTCCAGATCGAGAGGGGCACGCCCATGATCGTGCGGAAGAAGTTGTTCAGCGCGATGCCGGTGATGATGCCCGGCAGCGCGATCGGCAGGATGATGAGCAGGCTGATCGCGTCGCGCCCGAAGAACGAGAACCGCTGCAGCGCGAGCGAGATGAGGGTGCCCAGTACGAGCGAGATGATCGTCGCGATCACGGCGATCTGCACGCTCGTCACCACCGCCTCGATGGCGCCCGCACTGTTGAACGCACGCACCCACCACTCGAGCGTGAAGCCGGGGGGCGGCCAGGTCAGCGACGTCGACGTCGAGAACGAGTTCACGAGCACGACGAACAGCGGCACGTAGACCACCACGAGGATCAGCGCGGTGACGATGCCGAGCGTCGTGCGGGAGAAGCGGGAGAGGCGCATGCGTTTCCCTACAGGTTGTCGAGCGCGCCGGTGCGACGCACGAGGAAGAGGTAGCCGAAGATGATCACGATCGGGATGAGCGCGATCGCCGACGCAAGTGGCAGGTTGTTCGCCGCGCCCACGTTCGTGTAGACGAGGTTGCCGAGCATCTGGTTCGCACCGCCCACGATGTTCACCGTGATGTAGTCGCCGAGCGAGAGCGAGAAGGCGAAGATCGTGCCCGCGATGATCGCCGGCAACGCGAGCGGGAAGACCACGAGCCGGAGCGTCGGCCAGGTGCGGCCGCCGAGGTCGCCGGATGCCTCGAGCAGCGAGTCGGGCACCCGCTCGAGCCCCGCGTAGATGGGCAGGATCACGTAGGGCAGCCAGAGGTAGGAGAGCGTGATGATGGTCGCCGGCAGGCCGTAGCCCGGCGTGTGCCCGCCGAACGGCGCGACGAGCCACTCGAGGATCCCGTCTTGGGAGAGCACCGAGCGCCACGCGTACGCCTTGACGAGGTACGACGCCCAGAGCGGCGTGAGCACCGCGATGACGAGGATGCGTTGCATGCGCGGCGTCGCGACCTTCGCCATGAAGAACGCGATCGGCAGCGCGAGCGCGACGTCGATGATCGTCACGAGCAGGGCGACGCCGAGCGTGCGCAGGGTGACGGTCTGGTAGAGCGAGCCCGTGACGACGGTGATGATGTTGTCGAGCGTCCAGGTCTGGCTGATCTGCCCCGTGAAGCTGTCGACCGACCAGAACGCGGTGACGAGCAGCAGCACGAGGGCCACGATGTAGACGAGTCCGAGCCAGAACAGCGGCGCGCTGAGGAGCAGCGCGAGCCGCGCC harbors:
- a CDS encoding ABC transporter permease — encoded protein: MTSASAELRPRRSAARAGSAFLATHPRARLALLLSAPLFWLGLVYIVALVLLLVTAFWSVDSFTGQISQTWTLDNIITVVTGSLYQTVTLRTLGVALLVTIIDVALALPIAFFMAKVATPRMQRILVIAVLTPLWASYLVKAYAWRSVLSQDGILEWLVAPFGGHTPGYGLPATIITLSYLWLPYVILPIYAGLERVPDSLLEASGDLGGRTWPTLRLVVFPLALPAIIAGTIFAFSLSLGDYITVNIVGGANQMLGNLVYTNVGAANNLPLASAIALIPIVIIFGYLFLVRRTGALDNL
- a CDS encoding ABC transporter permease codes for the protein MRLSRFSRTTLGIVTALILVVVYVPLFVVLVNSFSTSTSLTWPPPGFTLEWWVRAFNSAGAIEAVVTSVQIAVIATIISLVLGTLISLALQRFSFFGRDAISLLIILPIALPGIITGIALNNFFRTIMGVPLSIWTVVIAHATFCIVTVFNNVIARLRRLGMNFEEASADLGAGVWTTFRLVTFPQLRSALLAGGLLAFALSFDEIIVTTFTAGSGVTTLPIFILNNMFRPSQAPVVSVIAVVLVLVSIIPIYIAQRLSGSEVERR